Proteins encoded by one window of Melospiza georgiana isolate bMelGeo1 chromosome 18, bMelGeo1.pri, whole genome shotgun sequence:
- the SELENOM gene encoding LOW QUALITY PROTEIN: selenoprotein M (The sequence of the model RefSeq protein was modified relative to this genomic sequence to represent the inferred CDS: inserted 1 base in 1 codon), producing the protein MHGAVRVPVARRTWQRXGAMRAVLPGPGPGLWLLLAAALAAGSGSERPRLRETVLQDLARGKVETCGGURLNRLREVKAFVTQDIPFYHNLEMKHLPGADPELVLLSLRYEELERIPLSDMTREEINQLVQELGFYRKETPDAPVPEEFQFAPAKSLPILLPPHAPTADGKTPPKHDKEEHPDL; encoded by the exons ATGCACGGCGCCGTGCGCGTGCCCGTGGCGCGCCGGACGTGGCAGC CGGGAGCGATGCGGGCGGTgctgccggggccggggccggggctgtggctgctgctggcggcGGCGCTGGCGGCGGGCAGCGGCTCGGAGCGCCCCCGGCTCCGCGAGACCGTGCTGCAGGACCTGGCCCGCGGCAAGGTGGAG ACCTGTGGCGGGTGACGGCTGAATCGCCTCAGGGAG GTGAAGGCGTTCGTCACCCAGGACATCCCGTTCTA CCATAACCTGGAGATGAAACACCTGCCTGGTGCTGACCCTGAGCTTGTGCTCCTCAGCCTCCGGTATGAGGAGCTAGAG AGAATTCCCCTGAGCGACATGACCCGGGAAGAGATCAACCAGCTGGTGCAGGAGTTGGGCTTCTACCGCAAGGAGACGCCTGATGCCCCCGTGCCAGAGGAGTTCCAGTTTGCCCCTGCCAAGTCTCTGCCAATACTGCTGCCCCCCCATGCACCCACTGCTGATGGCAAGACCCCACCCAAACATGACAAGGAAGAACACCCAGACCTCTAG